A region from the Halosolutus gelatinilyticus genome encodes:
- a CDS encoding DUF7118 family protein, with amino-acid sequence MSERVHRDGDGGADATALERLGAARDRVAEIEREIDDRGDETVATVATAYRNAAELLDSYVDRATGTGRENFKAYIELEGRFASLVDGLADDLPRRDAFENSLDAIDKRRLSEADFERARDALAPAERYADLVDERQDACEALTEARKAASVRVRELGDEIARRERLLELASADLDAPVDRLREPIETYNAAIREAFAEYRGSASAREVFSLLDRSRWYPFVEFEQPPEDLREYVETAPAGEYAIPELLEYADYSRSKLSHYVDDGDRLKRQVATQQTFLEGIDADPLSIEWPPGPAEVLRRRARELQPFVGRVVRVADGDEAGAAMATLREVRRWSRDPDYDRLQTAAQAIEQLSPDECDRLADGRVEAELESLRAERERLEKALEEDDPI; translated from the coding sequence ATGAGCGAACGCGTCCACCGCGACGGCGACGGCGGCGCCGACGCGACGGCGCTCGAGCGACTCGGGGCGGCCCGCGATCGAGTCGCCGAGATCGAACGGGAGATCGACGACCGCGGCGACGAAACTGTCGCGACCGTCGCGACGGCCTACCGGAACGCCGCGGAGCTGCTCGACTCGTACGTCGATCGGGCGACCGGCACCGGTCGAGAGAACTTCAAGGCGTACATCGAACTCGAGGGGCGGTTCGCGTCGCTCGTCGACGGACTGGCCGACGACCTTCCCCGCCGGGACGCGTTCGAGAACTCCCTCGACGCGATCGACAAACGGCGGTTGAGCGAGGCCGACTTCGAACGGGCCCGCGACGCGCTCGCGCCCGCCGAGCGGTACGCCGACCTGGTCGACGAGCGCCAGGACGCCTGCGAGGCGCTGACGGAGGCGCGCAAAGCCGCGAGCGTGCGAGTGCGGGAGCTCGGCGACGAGATCGCCCGCCGGGAGCGGTTGCTCGAACTCGCGAGCGCCGACCTCGACGCGCCGGTCGATCGCCTCCGCGAGCCGATCGAGACCTACAACGCGGCGATCCGGGAGGCGTTCGCCGAGTATCGGGGATCGGCGTCCGCTCGCGAGGTGTTCTCGCTGCTCGATCGAAGCCGGTGGTACCCGTTCGTCGAGTTCGAACAGCCCCCGGAAGACCTACGCGAATACGTCGAGACCGCTCCGGCCGGGGAGTACGCGATCCCGGAACTGCTCGAGTACGCGGACTACTCCCGATCGAAGCTCTCCCACTACGTCGACGACGGCGATCGACTCAAGCGCCAGGTGGCGACCCAGCAGACGTTCCTCGAGGGGATCGACGCCGATCCCCTGTCGATCGAGTGGCCGCCAGGCCCGGCCGAAGTGCTCCGGCGGCGCGCGCGAGAGTTACAGCCGTTCGTCGGTCGCGTCGTCCGCGTCGCCGACGGAGACGAAGCCGGAGCGGCGATGGCGACCTTGCGGGAGGTCAGGCGGTGGAGTCGCGATCCCGACTACGATCGGCTCCAGACCGCGGCGCAGGCGATCGAACAGCTATCACCCGACGAGTGCGATCGGCTGGCCGACGGTCGCGTCGAGGCGGAGCTCGAATCCCTGCGCGCTGAGCGCGAACGCCTGGAGAAGGCGCTCGAAGAAGACGATCCGATTTAA
- a CDS encoding helix-turn-helix transcriptional regulator, with product MENDLRDRREAADLSQSDLAAAVGVTRQTINAIERERYDPSLELAFELAAHFDCAIEDIFDPELESENGTGDGG from the coding sequence ATGGAGAACGACTTGCGAGACCGGCGGGAAGCGGCCGACCTCAGCCAGTCCGATCTGGCCGCGGCCGTCGGCGTCACCCGCCAGACGATCAACGCGATCGAGCGCGAGCGGTACGATCCGTCGCTCGAACTCGCGTTCGAACTGGCCGCCCACTTCGACTGCGCGATCGAGGACATCTTCGATCCGGAATTGGAATCGGAGAACGGAACCGGAGACGGCGGCTGA
- a CDS encoding universal stress protein, whose translation MARQVLVPMDDSATARAALEYALERYPDDEFTVVHAIDDLEAGYGGRPPAVDGDGPDLDFFDEAERIAAEYDRPVETRVIEGQAADAILEFADEEGIDEIVMGSEGRSGVSRMLLGSVAEQVTRRASIPVTIVP comes from the coding sequence ATGGCCAGACAGGTGCTCGTTCCGATGGACGACTCCGCGACTGCGCGAGCAGCCCTCGAATACGCCCTCGAACGGTACCCCGACGACGAGTTCACGGTCGTCCACGCGATCGACGACCTCGAAGCGGGCTACGGCGGTCGACCGCCGGCGGTCGACGGCGACGGCCCCGACCTCGACTTCTTCGACGAGGCCGAGCGGATCGCGGCCGAGTACGATCGGCCCGTCGAGACGCGGGTGATCGAGGGACAGGCGGCCGATGCGATCCTCGAATTCGCCGACGAAGAGGGGATCGACGAAATCGTGATGGGGAGCGAGGGCCGATCGGGCGTCTCGCGGATGCTGCTCGGCAGCGTCGCGGAACAGGTCACGCGCCGGGCGTCGATCCCGGTGACGATCGTTCCCTGA
- a CDS encoding HPP family protein translates to MDDRTGTTLHTGLLISTTAGLAWLSGLPMLFPSLGPSAFVLALFQDSEATAPRRVIGGHAIGVAAGLLAYHLLGVGISMTAAADPGSIEGLRLGASGVLATTVTAGGMLATDTRHPPACATTLIVSLGLLSTALEGALIVLAVAILVVAHRLLLATERLGARYGESLRS, encoded by the coding sequence ATGGACGATCGGACGGGGACGACGCTCCACACCGGCCTCCTCATCTCGACGACGGCCGGTCTCGCGTGGCTGTCGGGGCTGCCGATGCTCTTTCCCAGTCTCGGGCCGTCGGCGTTCGTCCTCGCGCTCTTTCAGGACAGCGAGGCGACGGCGCCGCGGCGCGTGATCGGCGGCCACGCGATCGGCGTCGCCGCCGGGCTACTCGCCTACCACCTGCTCGGCGTCGGAATCTCGATGACCGCGGCCGCCGATCCGGGCTCGATCGAAGGGCTGCGACTCGGCGCGAGCGGCGTGCTCGCGACGACGGTCACCGCGGGCGGGATGCTCGCGACGGACACCCGACACCCGCCCGCCTGCGCGACGACGCTGATCGTCTCGCTCGGCCTGCTGTCGACGGCCCTCGAGGGCGCGCTGATCGTCCTCGCCGTCGCGATCCTCGTGGTCGCGCATCGGCTCCTGCTCGCGACCGAACGACTGGGCGCGCGGTACGGGGAATCGTTGCGATCGTGA
- the glmM gene encoding phosphoglucosamine mutase, which translates to MQVFGSSGTRGVANEELTPAFVLRVAKAAGTAWRVDRVAVARDTRYTGRMLADAAASGLASTGASVDRLGIVPTPGAQAYAEREGVPVMVITASHNPPQYNGVKLIGSDGVELAVSSLESIEETLLAESFAVAPWDETGQVREIDGVADEYVDDLLAAVDREPIAAADLTVALDPGHGAGALTSPRFFRKLGCRVVTVNGQADGHFPGRDPEPVPQNLEDLGRLVRASDADVGIAHDGDADRAIFFDENGEYVEGDATLAALAAAELDAGDTTVSAVNVSQRLVDVVTDVGASLELTPIGSTNIITRIEELEANGQRVPIAGEGNGGIFFPGYRLARDGAYTAARFLRLVARRPVSEIVSPYGGYANVRRNVEYESTAERDAMLDAAANHAHAADAELNTRDGYRLDYGDAWVLARPSGTEPLVRIYAEARDEDRATDLAIDMHETLVDAKEDA; encoded by the coding sequence ATGCAAGTCTTCGGATCGAGTGGGACGCGGGGCGTCGCCAACGAGGAGTTGACGCCCGCGTTCGTCCTGCGGGTCGCGAAAGCGGCGGGGACGGCCTGGCGGGTCGACCGGGTGGCCGTCGCTCGCGACACGCGCTACACGGGGCGAATGCTGGCGGACGCGGCCGCGAGCGGGTTGGCGAGTACGGGTGCGAGCGTCGATCGACTCGGGATCGTACCGACGCCGGGGGCGCAGGCCTACGCCGAACGCGAGGGGGTGCCGGTGATGGTCATCACGGCGTCGCACAACCCGCCGCAGTACAACGGGGTGAAACTGATCGGGAGCGACGGCGTCGAACTCGCCGTCTCGAGTCTGGAGTCGATCGAGGAGACGCTGCTCGCGGAGTCGTTCGCGGTCGCCCCGTGGGACGAGACCGGGCAGGTGCGCGAGATCGACGGGGTCGCCGACGAGTACGTCGACGACCTGCTCGCGGCCGTCGATCGGGAGCCGATCGCGGCGGCCGATCTCACCGTCGCGCTCGATCCCGGTCACGGTGCAGGAGCGCTAACCAGTCCCCGGTTCTTCCGGAAGCTGGGGTGTCGCGTCGTCACGGTCAACGGCCAGGCCGACGGGCACTTCCCGGGGCGAGACCCCGAACCGGTCCCGCAGAATCTCGAGGATCTCGGCCGCCTCGTTCGGGCGTCCGACGCCGACGTCGGCATCGCCCACGACGGCGACGCCGATCGGGCCATCTTCTTCGACGAGAACGGCGAGTACGTCGAGGGCGACGCCACCCTCGCGGCGCTCGCGGCCGCCGAACTCGACGCCGGCGACACCACCGTCTCGGCGGTCAACGTTTCCCAGCGGCTCGTCGACGTCGTCACCGACGTCGGTGCCTCCCTCGAACTCACGCCGATCGGCTCGACGAACATCATCACTCGAATCGAGGAGCTCGAGGCGAACGGCCAGCGGGTGCCGATCGCCGGCGAGGGCAACGGCGGGATCTTCTTCCCCGGATACCGCCTTGCACGCGACGGCGCGTACACAGCCGCGCGATTCCTCCGCCTGGTCGCTCGGCGGCCGGTTAGCGAGATCGTCTCACCCTACGGCGGCTACGCGAATGTCCGGCGCAACGTCGAGTACGAGTCGACGGCCGAACGGGACGCGATGCTCGACGCGGCGGCCAACCACGCCCATGCGGCCGACGCCGAACTCAATACGCGCGACGGCTACCGACTCGACTACGGCGACGCGTGGGTGCTCGCCCGGCCCTCGGGCACCGAACCGCTCGTCAGAATCTACGCCGAGGCTCGCGACGAGGATCGGGCGACGGACCTCGCGATCGATATGCACGAGACGCTCGTGGACGCGAAAGAAGACGCCTGA
- a CDS encoding HVO_0234 family beta-propeller protein has protein sequence MDSIEEKRVYGDRRGAIDAYVASSVGVVRVRIAGDAVGEFGLCDRCDARDAAAAGTDAVAIATSEDVRVLDPTSEPDSGAAAETAFVGTGFGPAVAVGYDGGTLLAADADGRIGRRADGNWEWIDGESTGSETSERGSIGTVRAIDGNLVATDAGAYRVRDGDLDYAGLKDVRDVSAAGVPLAAADDGLYKLGNGWMRVRDGDFDVVAADPRAEPGRLDRAHAVAGGTLYERDPDDGEWRAIDESTETIVGIGYGEAVYAVTERGAFLVETAADDPETWRSRALGIGDVTGFAVPPSG, from the coding sequence ATGGACTCCATCGAGGAAAAGCGCGTCTACGGCGATCGGAGGGGCGCGATCGATGCCTACGTCGCGAGTTCGGTGGGCGTCGTTCGCGTTCGGATCGCCGGCGATGCGGTCGGCGAGTTCGGCCTCTGCGATCGCTGCGACGCGCGGGACGCGGCGGCGGCCGGGACGGACGCCGTCGCGATCGCGACCAGCGAAGACGTCCGGGTGCTCGATCCGACTTCGGAGCCCGATTCCGGGGCCGCGGCCGAGACGGCGTTCGTCGGGACCGGGTTCGGCCCCGCGGTGGCCGTCGGCTACGACGGGGGAACGCTGCTCGCGGCGGATGCCGACGGACGGATCGGTCGGCGCGCGGACGGCAACTGGGAATGGATCGACGGCGAGTCGACCGGAAGCGAGACATCCGAACGCGGGTCGATCGGGACTGTCCGGGCGATCGACGGCAACCTCGTCGCCACCGATGCGGGCGCGTACCGCGTCCGCGACGGCGACCTCGATTACGCCGGCCTCAAGGACGTCCGTGACGTCTCCGCGGCCGGCGTTCCGCTCGCCGCCGCCGACGACGGCCTCTACAAACTCGGCAACGGCTGGATGCGGGTTCGAGACGGGGATTTCGACGTCGTCGCGGCGGACCCGAGAGCCGAACCGGGGCGACTCGATCGGGCCCACGCGGTCGCTGGCGGGACGCTGTACGAACGCGATCCCGACGACGGGGAGTGGCGCGCGATCGACGAGTCGACCGAGACGATCGTCGGAATCGGCTACGGGGAGGCGGTCTACGCGGTCACCGAACGCGGAGCGTTCCTCGTGGAAACCGCGGCCGACGACCCGGAAACGTGGCGATCGCGAGCGCTCGGCATCGGCGACGTCACCGGGTTCGCCGTGCCGCCGTCGGGGTGA
- a CDS encoding ribose-phosphate diphosphokinase, producing MIVAGSASQALAAALARELEEPLAAAEYDRFPDGELLAAVPDAATVDAGATDADRAVIVASTVSSDAHLELLQLQDAVREAGVGEVVTVLPYMGYARQDEAFEEGHPVSARAIARAVSTGADRVLTVNPHETSVCEFFEPTATPIDAAGRLADPLPAELADPVFLSPDEGAIDLAETVRDAYGSGETDYFQKVRRSGTEVEITPSDVDVADRDVVVTDDIIATGSTMSEAVGVLRDRGVGRVFVTCVHPLLARNAVTKLSRAGVEAIYGTDTIERSASTVSVAPAIAAHL from the coding sequence ATGATCGTTGCCGGATCCGCGTCGCAGGCGCTCGCCGCGGCGCTCGCGCGCGAACTCGAAGAGCCGCTCGCTGCCGCCGAGTACGACCGATTCCCCGACGGCGAACTGCTCGCCGCCGTTCCCGACGCTGCAACCGTCGACGCCGGCGCGACCGACGCCGATCGGGCCGTGATCGTCGCTTCGACGGTCTCGAGCGACGCTCACCTCGAGTTGCTGCAACTCCAAGACGCCGTCCGCGAAGCCGGCGTCGGCGAGGTCGTCACGGTGCTGCCGTACATGGGCTACGCCCGGCAGGACGAGGCGTTCGAGGAGGGACACCCCGTCTCCGCGCGGGCGATCGCGCGCGCCGTCTCGACCGGCGCCGACCGGGTGCTCACCGTCAATCCCCACGAGACGTCCGTCTGCGAGTTCTTCGAGCCGACGGCGACGCCGATCGACGCCGCGGGTCGGCTGGCCGATCCCCTGCCCGCGGAGCTCGCGGATCCCGTCTTCCTCTCGCCCGACGAGGGGGCGATCGATCTCGCCGAGACGGTCCGGGACGCCTACGGGAGCGGCGAGACGGATTACTTCCAGAAGGTTCGCCGCTCCGGCACCGAGGTCGAGATCACCCCGAGCGACGTCGACGTCGCCGATCGGGACGTCGTCGTCACCGACGACATCATCGCGACGGGATCGACGATGAGCGAGGCGGTCGGCGTCCTCCGGGATCGGGGGGTCGGTCGGGTCTTCGTCACCTGCGTCCACCCGCTGCTCGCCCGCAACGCGGTGACGAAACTCTCGCGGGCGGGCGTCGAAGCCATCTACGGCACCGACACGATCGAACGAAGCGCGAGCACCGTCTCGGTCGCTCCGGCGATCGCCGCGCACCTGTAA